In one Alphaproteobacteria bacterium genomic region, the following are encoded:
- the dctP gene encoding TRAP transporter substrate-binding protein DctP: MKSSFVSAVLATALVTGGLTAGTAAADEVTLRGTTAFAQGTTFSRPYEAFVEWINENGKGVLQIQTVGGPEAMPPFEVGNAVSSGVVDIANVTAAFYTNILPMGDALKLAENTIQDQRANGCYDKIDAMHQEQMNVKYLGRTGDHINFHLYLTKPIEGADLSGLTIRTTPVYQAMFQSLGATLIRTPPGDVYTALERGTIDGYGWPIQGVLDLGWDEQTKYRVDPGFYQVDVDILVNLDRWKDLNDEQRALLEKGIAWLEERNAENLNINEAEAAKQADAGIEVIELADDAKAKWLETARTAGWDTVAAIDADAAAALQSCMR, from the coding sequence ATGAAAAGCAGTTTTGTAAGCGCCGTACTGGCGACCGCGCTGGTTACGGGCGGTCTGACCGCCGGGACCGCCGCCGCGGATGAAGTCACGCTTCGCGGCACGACCGCCTTCGCACAGGGCACTACCTTCTCGCGCCCCTACGAGGCATTCGTCGAATGGATCAACGAGAACGGCAAGGGCGTGCTGCAGATCCAGACCGTCGGCGGACCGGAAGCCATGCCGCCGTTCGAGGTCGGCAATGCCGTGTCCTCCGGCGTCGTGGATATCGCCAATGTCACCGCGGCCTTCTACACGAACATCCTGCCGATGGGCGATGCGCTGAAACTGGCGGAGAACACGATTCAGGACCAGCGCGCGAACGGATGCTATGACAAGATCGACGCGATGCATCAGGAGCAGATGAACGTCAAGTATCTGGGACGCACCGGCGATCACATCAATTTTCATCTGTACCTGACGAAGCCGATCGAGGGCGCCGACCTGTCGGGGCTGACGATTCGGACGACGCCGGTCTATCAGGCGATGTTCCAGTCCCTCGGCGCGACCCTCATCCGCACGCCTCCGGGCGATGTCTATACGGCGCTGGAGCGCGGCACGATCGACGGCTATGGCTGGCCGATTCAGGGCGTTCTGGACCTCGGCTGGGACGAACAGACCAAGTATCGCGTCGACCCGGGATTCTATCAGGTCGATGTCGACATTCTGGTCAATCTGGATCGTTGGAAGGACCTGAACGACGAGCAGCGGGCGCTGTTGGAAAAAGGCATCGCGTGGCTGGAAGAGCGCAATGCCGAAAACCTGAACATCAATGAAGCGGAAGCCGCCAAGCAGGCCGACGCGGGGATTGAAGTCATCGAACTGGCGGACGACGCCAAGGCAAAATGGCTTGAGACGGCCCGGACCGCCGGTTGGGATACGGTTGCCGCCATCGATGCGGACGCCGCGG